Proteins encoded in a region of the Acidobacteriota bacterium genome:
- a CDS encoding proprotein convertase P-domain-containing protein, with protein MTHTCIGDLQVLLIAPDGTSHVIFAYVGRTSLTGSFGDSSNLNGTYTFADINTGNIWSAAAAGGNTFNIPGGNYRTQESGPFSPVNPGPAFTSMFPVFLPVANPNGTWTLRFLDCAAADTGTVSAASLTLTSLGPTSAPASISGRAIAPDGRGISNVRIMVQGGELDEPVLALTNQFGYYAIEGLPSGQTYIVSAASGRTFFPTQ; from the coding sequence ATGACACACACCTGCATAGGCGACCTTCAGGTATTGCTGATAGCACCAGACGGTACGTCACATGTGATCTTCGCCTACGTTGGCCGGACGAGCCTTACCGGTTCCTTCGGGGATAGTTCTAACCTGAACGGCACCTATACTTTCGCTGACATAAACACTGGAAATATATGGTCCGCAGCAGCAGCTGGAGGCAACACTTTCAACATCCCGGGTGGCAATTATCGGACCCAGGAATCCGGCCCATTCTCGCCAGTCAATCCGGGCCCGGCCTTTACATCAATGTTCCCGGTCTTTCTGCCGGTTGCGAACCCTAATGGGACTTGGACCTTGCGTTTCTTGGATTGTGCTGCCGCGGATACCGGTACGGTCTCCGCCGCTTCACTTACTCTGACGTCGCTTGGCCCAACGTCTGCTCCGGCAAGCATTTCCGGGCGAGCAATAGCACCGGATGGCCGAGGCATTTCTAATGTCCGGATCATGGTGCAAGGTGGCGAGCTTGACGAACCTGTCTTGGCCTTAACCAACCAGTTCGGATATTACGCAATTGAGGGCCTGCCCTCCGGCCAAACGTATATCGTCTCTGCGGCATCGGGGCGAACCTTTTTCCCGACCCAGTAA